A single Symbiobacterium thermophilum IAM 14863 DNA region contains:
- a CDS encoding siderophore ABC transporter substrate-binding protein, whose protein sequence is MKRKVSLVSMLLALALAVVGCGGGTSTGANNLSTGGSTSPVQTAEPSPAAQDTIVITHQLGETPVPVNPQKVVVFDFGILDTLDLLGVEVAGLPQGNVPPYLAQYTHSKYANVGTLQEPDFEALSALDPDLIIISGRTSTHYEALSELAPTIYLAVDTSNYMESFRKNMETIGAIFQKEEQVAAELKEIEDKIAEVRTKVAGGSEKALILLSNDKSISAYGPGSRFALIHDVLGFPAVDPTIEVSTHGQQVSFEYVKEKNPDYIFVIDRAAVVSGGGQPAKDTFDNDLVKQTNAYKNGKIIYLDPNYWYLSGGGLVSVSAMIDEVAAAIQ, encoded by the coding sequence ATGAAGCGCAAGGTTTCCCTGGTCAGCATGCTGCTCGCCCTGGCCCTCGCGGTGGTCGGGTGTGGCGGCGGTACGAGCACGGGTGCCAACAACCTCAGCACCGGGGGCAGCACCAGCCCCGTCCAGACGGCCGAGCCGTCCCCCGCGGCCCAGGACACGATCGTGATCACCCACCAGCTGGGTGAGACCCCCGTTCCGGTGAACCCGCAGAAGGTGGTCGTCTTCGACTTCGGCATCCTGGACACGCTGGACCTGTTGGGCGTCGAAGTGGCGGGCCTGCCCCAGGGGAACGTTCCGCCGTATCTCGCCCAGTACACCCACAGCAAGTACGCCAACGTCGGCACCCTTCAGGAACCCGACTTTGAGGCCCTGAGCGCCCTTGACCCCGACCTGATCATCATCTCGGGCCGCACCTCCACCCACTACGAGGCGCTGTCGGAACTGGCGCCCACCATCTACCTGGCCGTGGACACCAGCAACTACATGGAGTCCTTCAGGAAGAACATGGAGACCATCGGCGCCATCTTCCAGAAGGAGGAGCAGGTGGCGGCGGAGCTGAAGGAGATCGAGGACAAGATCGCCGAGGTCCGCACCAAGGTCGCCGGCGGCAGCGAGAAGGCGCTGATCCTGCTCTCCAACGACAAGTCCATCAGCGCCTACGGCCCGGGCTCCCGGTTCGCCCTGATCCACGACGTGCTGGGCTTCCCCGCCGTCGACCCGACCATCGAGGTGAGCACGCACGGCCAGCAGGTCTCCTTCGAGTACGTGAAGGAGAAGAACCCCGATTACATCTTCGTCATCGACCGGGCGGCGGTGGTCTCCGGCGGCGGCCAGCCGGCCAAGGATACCTTCGACAACGACCTGGTCAAGCAGACCAACGCCTACAAGAACGGCAAGATCATCTACCTGGATCCCAACTACTGGTACCTCTCCGGCGGCGGGCTGGTCTCGGTCTCAGCCATGATCGACGAGGTGGCCGCGGCCATTCAGTAG
- a CDS encoding PRK06851 family protein: MTRPGAVSHYFAGANTPGGFFSRYDQIAPADARKVFILKGGPGTGKSTFMKRIAEELLALGHDVEYFHCSADNEGIDAIYVPAADAAVLDGTAPHVVDPKYPGAVEEIINLGQFWDERALRSPEAKERIIRLTRGYKFWFQRANEARRAAQAWLDEWAAYHRACLDEDRMQAAGEAILAELFRGAPADGQDSTDPAPGRPGRARRLFASAITHGGPRSFLGPVFNGVRRRFVLVGPPGTGKKTIVQRVVDAALARGLDADVFHCTMYPERPDHVRLRALSAGVISSSWAHEYTPGPGDEVIDTGAFVDPAKLASYADAVAGAEAAYRAALRREVEHLGRAKAVHDELEQCYLPHMDFDGIERVRRETLERILACIAEGQADTGA; encoded by the coding sequence ATGACCCGGCCTGGTGCCGTGAGCCACTACTTCGCCGGGGCCAACACCCCGGGCGGGTTCTTCTCCCGGTACGATCAGATTGCACCCGCCGACGCCCGGAAGGTCTTCATCCTGAAGGGCGGGCCGGGTACCGGCAAGTCGACCTTCATGAAGCGCATCGCGGAGGAGCTCCTGGCCCTGGGCCACGACGTGGAGTACTTCCACTGCTCCGCGGACAACGAGGGAATCGACGCCATCTACGTCCCGGCCGCGGACGCCGCGGTGCTGGACGGCACGGCTCCCCACGTGGTGGATCCCAAGTACCCCGGGGCGGTGGAGGAGATCATCAACCTGGGCCAGTTCTGGGACGAGCGGGCCCTGCGGTCGCCGGAGGCGAAGGAGCGGATCATCCGGCTCACCCGGGGTTACAAGTTCTGGTTCCAGCGGGCCAACGAGGCCCGCCGGGCCGCGCAGGCGTGGCTGGACGAATGGGCGGCCTACCACCGGGCTTGCCTGGACGAGGACCGGATGCAAGCCGCCGGCGAGGCCATCCTCGCGGAGCTGTTCCGGGGAGCCCCGGCCGACGGGCAGGACAGCACAGATCCGGCCCCGGGGCGGCCGGGCCGCGCCCGCCGGCTTTTCGCGTCGGCCATCACTCACGGCGGGCCGCGGAGCTTCCTCGGCCCAGTGTTCAACGGCGTGCGGCGGCGGTTCGTCCTGGTCGGGCCCCCGGGCACCGGGAAGAAGACCATCGTCCAGCGGGTGGTCGACGCCGCGCTGGCCCGGGGCCTGGACGCGGACGTCTTCCACTGCACCATGTACCCCGAGCGGCCGGACCACGTGCGGCTGCGGGCCCTGTCCGCGGGGGTGATCAGCTCGTCCTGGGCCCACGAGTATACCCCCGGGCCAGGGGACGAGGTCATCGACACGGGCGCATTCGTGGACCCGGCGAAGCTCGCATCCTACGCGGACGCCGTCGCCGGCGCCGAGGCGGCCTACCGGGCGGCGCTCCGGCGGGAGGTCGAGCACCTGGGCCGGGCGAAGGCGGTGCACGACGAGCTGGAGCAGTGTTACCTGCCGCACATGGACTTTGACGGAATCGAACGGGTGCGGAGGGAGACCCTGGAGCGGATCCTGGCGTGCATCGCCGAAGGGCAGGCCGACACGGGGGCGTAG
- a CDS encoding RNA methyltransferase yields the protein MPMQPSPLDRVALVLYQPQDVVNVAAIIRVMSNFGLSDLRLVEPAAFDPHRIAGIAHHTEPLIARTRRFPTLEAALADCGLTLGTTGRPRETERQVLPPRAAAPMILDQARTQRVAILFGPERDGLPNAALDLCHGVITIPTHPFNRSLNLAQAALVIAYELWMAWTQPNDGPAHRPPAAAAPPDATESLATGAEREALFAAVDELLSALYPGGSPGRRSSAAARLRALLLRAQPRREEARALTNLLRHAARTGRRS from the coding sequence ATGCCCATGCAGCCTTCGCCTCTGGACAGGGTCGCCCTGGTGCTCTACCAGCCGCAGGACGTGGTCAACGTGGCCGCCATCATCCGGGTCATGTCCAACTTCGGCCTCTCCGACCTGCGGCTGGTGGAGCCGGCCGCGTTCGACCCCCACCGCATCGCCGGCATCGCCCACCACACCGAGCCCCTCATCGCCCGCACGCGCCGCTTCCCCACGCTGGAGGCCGCGCTCGCCGACTGCGGCCTCACGCTGGGCACCACCGGCCGGCCCAGGGAGACCGAACGGCAGGTGCTGCCGCCCCGCGCGGCTGCACCGATGATCCTGGACCAGGCCCGGACGCAGCGGGTGGCGATCCTGTTCGGACCGGAGCGGGACGGCCTGCCCAACGCCGCGCTGGACCTCTGCCATGGCGTCATCACGATCCCGACGCACCCCTTCAACCGCTCGCTCAACCTGGCTCAGGCCGCGCTGGTCATCGCCTACGAGCTCTGGATGGCGTGGACCCAGCCCAACGACGGCCCGGCCCATCGCCCCCCCGCGGCCGCCGCCCCACCGGATGCAACGGAATCCCTGGCGACGGGTGCCGAGCGGGAAGCCCTTTTCGCGGCGGTGGACGAACTGCTCTCCGCCCTCTACCCCGGCGGCAGCCCCGGCCGCCGCTCCTCGGCGGCGGCGCGGCTGAGGGCCCTCCTGCTGCGCGCCCAACCCCGGCGCGAGGAGGCGCGGGCCCTCACCAACCTGTTGCGGCACGCGGCGCGGACCGGCAGGCGTTCCTAA